Genomic window (Desulforapulum autotrophicum HRM2):
AAAAGAGTTCAACACCCGGTTCAGGGGGTTTGATGTCCACGAGGTGGACGGTTTCCTTGAGGAGGTGGCCCATGAAGTTACCAGGCTAAATCGGGAAATTTCCACGATCAAAGAAGAAAGGCACAGGCTGGATCTTGAAAACCAGGGATACCAGAAGCGTGAAATGTCTCTGAAAAGGGTGATGATCCAGTCCCAGAAGGTGCTTGATCAGATGAAGCTCAACGCTAGAAAATCCGCAGAGCTTGTCATTGCCAATGCTGAGGTCGAGGCAGAAAAGATACTCAACCGTGCCCATCAGCGTCTGTCACAGCTCCACAGCGATATCACGGAGCTTAAACGCCAGCGCATGCAGATTGAGGTTCAGATTGGATCAGTGATAGAATCCCACGCCAAACTTCTGGAGATGAGTAAACAGGAGAGTAAAGAATCCGAAGCCACAGATGTGAATCTTAGATTTATCAAGCAGGCATGAAGTAGATTGCAACCTGGGATAGACTTAAAATAAGAGAGATATGATCCATGGCAAAAATCGATGCATTTTTCAAACTCATGCACGACCAGGGCGCTTCAGATTTGCACCTTGTGGCGGGTCAGCCGCCTGCGCTGAGGCTTCACGGTGATATTGAACGGATCAAGTACAACCTCTTGACCAACGATGAGTTAAGAGGCCTTCTTTACGAGATCACCCCCGAGGAAAAGATCAAGGTGTTTGAGGAGACTGGAGATGTTGACTTTGGTTATGAAATTCCAGGGCTTGCCCGTTACAGGGCCAACTATTTCATGCAGAAGTACGGCATCGGAGCCGTGTTCCGGGAAATTCCCTCTGAAATCCTCACATCAGAGCAGCTCGGGCTGCCTTCGGTCATTTCCAAGCTTGCCTCCCTTCCAAGGGGGCTTGTGCTGGTGACCGGCCCCACTGGCAGTGGAAAGTCAACCACCCTTGCCGCCATTATTGACCAGGCAAATCGGATCAGAAGGGATCACATCATCACCGTAGAAGATCCCATCGAGTTTGTCCATAAAAGTCAGGGATGCATCGTCAACCACAGGGAGGTGGGGCTTCATACCAAGACTTTTAGTTCGGCCTTACGAGGTGCCCTTCGTGAGGATCCCGACATTATCCTGGTTGGTGAGCTAAGGGATCTTGAAACCATTTCCCTTGCCATTGAAGCCGCCTCCACCGGCCATCTTGTTTTTGGGACCCTCCATACCTCCAGTGCGGCAAAGACCGTTGACAGGGTTATCGAGGTGTTTCCTGCAACCCAGCAGGCCCAGATTCGATCCACCCTTGCCGACGGCATCCGGGCCGTTGTTGCCCAGACCCTGTTCAAGCGGATTGACAAAAAGGGCCGTTGTGCCGCCATGGAGATTCTTGTGGCAACCCCTGCCGTTCGAAATCTCATCCGGGAGGCAAAGACCCACCAGATTCCTTCCATGATCCAGACGGGTAAGCAGTATGGTATGCAGCTCCTTGATGATGCCATCATGCAGCTCTACAAAAAAGGATGGATCAGCCCGGACGAGGCCTATGGAAAGGCCAACAACAA
Coding sequences:
- a CDS encoding DivIVA domain-containing protein encodes the protein MGITPAVIKQKEFNTRFRGFDVHEVDGFLEEVAHEVTRLNREISTIKEERHRLDLENQGYQKREMSLKRVMIQSQKVLDQMKLNARKSAELVIANAEVEAEKILNRAHQRLSQLHSDITELKRQRMQIEVQIGSVIESHAKLLEMSKQESKESEATDVNLRFIKQA
- a CDS encoding type IV pilus twitching motility protein PilT, translating into MAKIDAFFKLMHDQGASDLHLVAGQPPALRLHGDIERIKYNLLTNDELRGLLYEITPEEKIKVFEETGDVDFGYEIPGLARYRANYFMQKYGIGAVFREIPSEILTSEQLGLPSVISKLASLPRGLVLVTGPTGSGKSTTLAAIIDQANRIRRDHIITVEDPIEFVHKSQGCIVNHREVGLHTKTFSSALRGALREDPDIILVGELRDLETISLAIEAASTGHLVFGTLHTSSAAKTVDRVIEVFPATQQAQIRSTLADGIRAVVAQTLFKRIDKKGRCAAMEILVATPAVRNLIREAKTHQIPSMIQTGKQYGMQLLDDAIMQLYKKGWISPDEAYGKANNKSLFRPFLKTAPADFTEA